Proteins encoded together in one Camarhynchus parvulus chromosome 12, STF_HiC, whole genome shotgun sequence window:
- the ABHD6 gene encoding monoacylglycerol lipase ABHD6, protein MDLDMLNMFVIAGGTLAIPILAFVASFLLWPSALIRIYYWYWRRALGMQVRYATYDDYQFCYSYRGRPGYRPSILMLHGFSAHKDMWLSIVKFLPKNLHLVCVDMPGHEGTTRSDLDDYSISGQAKRIHQFVECIKLNRKPFHLVGTSMGGNVAGVYAAQYPEDICSLTLICPAGLPSTTDSKFIKQLRELQESKRIDRIPLIPSTPEEMADMLKLCSYVRFKVPQQILQGLVDVRIPHNEFYRKLFLEIVDEKSRHSLHENMSKIKAPTQVIWGKQDQVLDVSGASVLAGAIPDCHVYILENCGHSVVVERPRKTANLILEFLALLHSIDNNKKQA, encoded by the exons GGCCCTCGGCGCTGATCCGCATCTACTACTG GTACTGGCGCCGAGCCCTGGGCATGCAGGTCAGATATGCAACCTACGATGATTATCAGTTCTGTTATTCCTATAGAGGAAGGCCTGGGTACCGACCATCCATCCTGATGCTACATGGCTTCTCTGCCCACAAAGACATGTGGCTCTCCATAGTCAAG TTCCTGCCAAAGAACCTGCACTTGGTATGTGTGGACATGCCTGGGCACGAGGGCACAACCCGCTCGGACTTGGATGATTACTCCATTAGTGGGCAAGCTAAGAGAATACACCAG tTTGTGGAGTGCATCAAGCTGAACAGAAAGCCCTTTCATCTGGTTGGCACTTCCATGGGGGGAAATGTTGCTGGTGTCTATGCTGCTCAGTACCCAGAAGATATTTGCAGCCTAACCCTCATCTGTCCTGCAG ggctgccaagTACCACTGACAGCAAGTTCATTAAGCAGCTGCGGGAGCTGCAGGAGTCGAAGCGCATTGACAGGATCCCTTTAATCCCCTCCACCCCTGAGGAGATGGCAGACATGCTGAAGCTTTGCTCCTATGTTCGCTTCAAGGTGCCACAGCAG ATCCTCCAGGGCCTGGTCGACGTTCGCATCCCACACAATGAATTTTACCGAAAAC TGTTTCTAGAAATCGTGGATGAAAAGTCCAGGCACTCTCTTCATGAGAACATGAGCAAGATCAAAGCACCGACACAGGTCATCTGGGGAAAGCAGGACCAG gtcCTGGATGTTTCTGGGGCCAGTGTTTTGGCAGGCGCCATCCCAGACTGCCACGTGTACATCCTGGAGAACTGCGGCCACTCGGTGGTGGTGGAGCGGCCCCGCAAGACAGCCAACCTCATCCTGGagttcctggcactgctgcacagcATAGACAACAACAAGAAGCAGGCCTGA